One part of the Bdellovibrio bacteriovorus genome encodes these proteins:
- a CDS encoding DUF3465 domain-containing protein — translation MKFITKVSIYLFAFAVVFAHVETVEAKRRNNREESWDSEGRQKQNKQQKQNRQSEDSSYEPSASLDETASDSDLVRAVNDRRREDFVEGGSLTVVKVLPDDNSGLEHQKWVVRLSNGELMQAVYNLDMCPRVPLKVGDVIAMGGQFIWTNKGGLLHWLHHDPRGRRPDGYVYVNGQYYCKE, via the coding sequence ATGAAATTCATCACTAAAGTCAGCATTTATCTTTTCGCCTTCGCCGTTGTTTTCGCCCACGTTGAAACAGTTGAAGCCAAGCGCCGCAACAATCGTGAGGAATCCTGGGATTCTGAAGGTCGTCAGAAGCAGAACAAACAACAAAAACAAAACCGCCAGAGCGAAGACTCTAGTTACGAGCCGTCCGCGTCTTTGGATGAAACTGCCAGTGATTCCGATCTGGTACGCGCGGTGAATGATCGTCGTCGCGAGGACTTCGTTGAAGGTGGCAGCCTGACAGTCGTGAAGGTCCTGCCGGACGACAACAGCGGGCTGGAGCATCAAAAATGGGTGGTTCGTCTTTCCAATGGCGAGCTGATGCAGGCTGTGTATAATCTGGATATGTGCCCGCGTGTGCCTTTGAAAGTCGGCGACGTTATCGCCATGGGCGGGCAATTTATCTGGACGAACAAGGGTGGACTGCTTCACTGGCTTCACCACGATCCCCGCGGCAGACGCCCGGACGGATATGTGTACGTGAACGGGCAGTACTACTGTAAGGAGTAG
- the greB gene encoding transcription elongation factor GreB — protein sequence MDNNKNYITPEGLAKLKAEYHALMHVERPKLVEVVAWAASNGDRSENADYQYGKRRLREIDRRVHFLTKRIEDAELVDPKQMKGTTVLFSATVTLVNEEGDEVVYQIVGEDEFDPKVGKISWKSPVARALLGKKLGDEVRIVKPAGEEFVTIENVEFK from the coding sequence ATGGATAACAACAAGAACTACATCACCCCCGAAGGTCTGGCTAAATTGAAGGCGGAATATCACGCGCTGATGCACGTCGAGCGCCCCAAATTGGTGGAAGTTGTTGCCTGGGCCGCCAGCAACGGGGACCGCTCCGAAAACGCGGACTACCAGTATGGCAAACGCCGATTGCGCGAAATCGACCGTCGTGTGCATTTTCTGACAAAGCGAATTGAAGATGCCGAACTTGTCGATCCAAAACAGATGAAAGGCACCACGGTTCTTTTCAGTGCCACGGTGACGTTGGTCAATGAAGAGGGTGATGAAGTCGTGTATCAGATCGTCGGTGAAGATGAGTTTGATCCGAAAGTGGGTAAGATCTCGTGGAAGTCCCCGGTGGCGCGTGCGCTTCTTGGAAAAAAATTGGGAGATGAAGTACGAATCGTCAAGCCGGCCGGCGAAGAGTTCGTAACTATCGAGAACGTGGAGTTTAAGTAA
- a CDS encoding fibronectin type III domain-containing protein: protein MKLGSAFILLMISFWTSMVLAAPYRRLVNFEWEAIENAKSYEIELKQVKSSKEEEAKTFTFKVTEAAWNGRLTPGKYMMKLRSRDYRGVPGDWSEPSEFNVGLETAVLKFPGARVKMATKETDTTSLEFKWAPVGGADQYHFVLTSDDGKTQITETLKEPSFKVKVPVASHYTWKVSSSNNEGITSDATAVGQFTLLGKPIENPRIEKPESDFVRELKWSRPDHVSSYDVYLLKYNTADKKWEKLKVYENYQQDTLPFDDNLPGGKYQVVVRAKSDLRPSAPLAKQSFSVRSGDRSPAAEYTALVRKSIERVTGWYAVASYLITEMSYQGVNPEKNSSVAYKALGGTGRLGVGWFSPHTPWGFLGIIDMSGFTFNGKTQTFASAEANAVYRKSLGDRGEVRFQAGPYYKELPETVGDPFSGSSEDLKISSAGPHFGAEYWYSLTPKLGIQVNAHLYMSLMKISTPNGEPMEPKMSTQIGFLGSYRFTPRFTGLIGYAMREDKMSYKAKTGTDSFASDGDVNEFTIIGNYLNVFAEWSF, encoded by the coding sequence ATGAAGTTAGGCAGTGCGTTCATTTTATTAATGATCTCTTTCTGGACCTCGATGGTTCTGGCGGCGCCTTATCGCCGTTTGGTGAACTTCGAGTGGGAGGCCATTGAGAACGCCAAGTCCTATGAAATCGAACTGAAACAAGTCAAATCCAGCAAAGAAGAAGAAGCCAAAACCTTCACCTTCAAAGTGACCGAAGCCGCCTGGAATGGTCGACTGACACCGGGCAAGTACATGATGAAACTTCGTTCCCGGGACTATCGTGGTGTGCCGGGTGACTGGAGTGAGCCAAGTGAATTCAACGTCGGTCTTGAAACGGCCGTGCTGAAATTCCCAGGGGCCCGGGTGAAAATGGCGACGAAAGAAACCGACACCACGTCCCTTGAGTTCAAATGGGCTCCGGTCGGCGGCGCGGATCAGTATCATTTCGTGCTGACATCTGATGACGGCAAAACCCAGATCACGGAAACTTTGAAAGAGCCTTCTTTCAAAGTAAAAGTTCCGGTGGCTTCACACTATACGTGGAAAGTTTCATCCAGTAACAACGAAGGCATCACCAGTGATGCCACAGCCGTGGGGCAGTTCACCCTGCTGGGTAAACCAATTGAAAATCCGCGCATTGAAAAGCCGGAAAGCGATTTCGTGCGTGAACTAAAATGGTCCCGACCGGATCATGTTTCCAGCTATGACGTTTACCTGTTGAAATACAACACGGCCGATAAAAAATGGGAAAAGCTGAAAGTTTATGAAAACTACCAGCAAGACACCCTGCCATTTGATGACAATCTTCCCGGTGGTAAATACCAGGTGGTGGTCCGCGCAAAATCAGACCTGCGCCCGTCGGCCCCTCTTGCAAAACAATCCTTCTCGGTGCGCAGCGGGGATCGATCTCCAGCGGCGGAATACACGGCCTTGGTTCGTAAATCCATCGAACGCGTCACCGGCTGGTATGCAGTGGCAAGCTATCTGATCACTGAAATGTCCTATCAGGGTGTGAATCCGGAAAAGAACTCCTCTGTGGCTTACAAAGCCCTGGGCGGTACGGGCCGCCTGGGTGTGGGCTGGTTCAGTCCTCACACTCCTTGGGGTTTCCTGGGAATCATCGACATGAGCGGCTTCACCTTCAATGGCAAAACCCAGACATTCGCTTCGGCTGAAGCCAATGCGGTTTACAGAAAATCCCTGGGGGACCGTGGAGAAGTGCGTTTCCAGGCAGGTCCTTATTACAAGGAACTTCCTGAGACCGTGGGCGATCCTTTCTCGGGTTCATCCGAAGATCTGAAAATCAGCTCTGCCGGTCCGCATTTTGGTGCTGAATACTGGTATTCCCTGACGCCGAAACTGGGCATTCAGGTGAATGCGCATCTATATATGTCTTTGATGAAAATCAGCACACCCAATGGTGAGCCGATGGAACCCAAGATGTCGACTCAAATAGGCTTCCTGGGAAGTTATCGCTTCACGCCGCGATTTACAGGATTGATTGGTTATGCCATGCGTGAAGACAAGATGTCCTACAAGGCGAAAACCGGAACGGACAGCTTTGCCTCTGACGGAGATGTCAACGAGTTCACCATTATTGGTAACTATCTAAACGTTTTTGCCGAGTGGAGCTTCTGA